In Rutidosis leptorrhynchoides isolate AG116_Rl617_1_P2 chromosome 2, CSIRO_AGI_Rlap_v1, whole genome shotgun sequence, one genomic interval encodes:
- the LOC139889851 gene encoding uncharacterized protein, with the protein MVFWAPAIAAGISNVFPEVFHALCARHFLGNLKSVSKRVKSYEWHYWKMYKAYRKSDFDHHYGILARHIPDSARTLTTVEFNRWSRHHADRVRYAYLTSNSAESMNALSVHARKLPITMLLKFFRASVQQWFWEHRNTADGLTTPVTPYAECKLGKRNPKSISWTVKPISQVKFEVLDMKKGGKVNLQDKTCTCKQWQFSGIPCGHVMAVARYFVLRNVTTHVQKYFHTETYKSAYMEDINPLDHISEWIDPGHLQTVLPPLVTKRQSGRPKSTARIPS; encoded by the exons ATGGTTTTTTG GGCACCTGCAATAGCTGCTGGCATATCAAAcgtatttccagaagtatttcatgCACTATGTGCTAGACATTTTTTGGGAAACCTCAAAAGTGTGTCTAAAAGGGTTAAAAGTTACGAGTGGCACTACTGGAAAATGTACAAAGCGTATAGAAAATCTGATTTTGATCACCACTATGGTATACTAGCACGACATATCCCAGACAGTGCACGTACACTCACTACTGTTGAGTTCAACAGATGGTCTAGACATCATGCAGATCGTGTTCGGTATGCTTACCTAACTTCTAATAGTGCAGAGTCAATGAACGCACTGTCAGTTCATGCGAGGAAACTCCCGATTACAATGCTTCTTAAATTCTTTAGAGCTTCAGTTCAACAATGGTTTTGGGAACACCGAAACACTGCTGATGGTTTAACAACCCCTGTCACACCATATGCAGAGTGTAAGCTTGGTAAAAGAAATCCTAAGTCTATTAGTTGGACTGTCAAACCGATATCACAAGTTAAGTTTGAGGTATTGGATATGAAAAAAGGCGGTAAAGTCAATCTACAAGATAAAACTTGCACATGTAAACAATGGCAGTTTTCCGGTATACCCTGTGGACATGTAATGGCAGTAGCAAGGTATTTTGTCCTACGTAACGTTACTACACACGTTCAGAAGTATTTCCACACTGAAACGTACAAGTCGGCATACATGGAAGATATTAACCCGCTAGATCATATTTCTGAATGGATAGATCCAGGACACCTACAAACCGTCCTACCGCCATTGGTTACAAAGCGACAATCGGGTAGACCGAAGAGTACTGCTCGTATACCGTCCTAA